The stretch of DNA AAATATATTAACCAATCAAACGTTTTAAGCATGAATTATTTTGACCAAGAAAGTAAGCGTTTACGATTTAGAAAGTTAACCTCAGATGATATTCCGAGTTGGATAGAATTTTTTAAGAACAACGATCGGCTACATTTTTTGGGAATGGACCTTTCAAAAGACAAAGCCGTTTTGGCTAAAGAATGGGTGATGATGCAATTGGAGCGATACCAAACACAGGGATTGGGGCATTTGGCGGTTGAGCTTAAAACAAGCGGAGCGTTTATTGGGATGGGAGGCATTTTACCTAGAGTGTTAGAAGGGAAAACAGAATATGAAGTGGCTTATTCGTTGTTGCCAAAATTTTGGGGAAAAGGCTATGGAACCGAAATTGCCATCCAAATGAAGGCGTTTGGATTAAAACAGATCAATAGCGACCGATTAATTTCTATTATTGAGGTAAATAATGTGGACTCAATTAAGGTGGCTAAGAAAAATGGAATGAAAGCCCTTTTTGAGACAGAATATCTTGGAATGGAGGTGGTTGTTTATGGAGTTACTAATGAAGGCTTATAAGAATAAAAC from Aureispira anguillae encodes:
- a CDS encoding GNAT family N-acetyltransferase, with the translated sequence MNYFDQESKRLRFRKLTSDDIPSWIEFFKNNDRLHFLGMDLSKDKAVLAKEWVMMQLERYQTQGLGHLAVELKTSGAFIGMGGILPRVLEGKTEYEVAYSLLPKFWGKGYGTEIAIQMKAFGLKQINSDRLISIIEVNNVDSIKVAKKNGMKALFETEYLGMEVVVYGVTNEGL